One genomic region from Candidatus Woesearchaeota archaeon encodes:
- a CDS encoding MGMT family protein: MTPFQEKVYAILKNVPSGYVTTYKEIGKALGKDGNVYRAIGQALNKNPFAPAVPCHRVVCSDGSLGGFAHGGRAKIALLKKEGVAVVAGKIVDFEKKVWRF, from the coding sequence ATAACTCCATTCCAAGAAAAAGTATACGCAATCTTGAAGAATGTCCCTTCCGGATATGTGACGACGTATAAAGAAATTGGAAAAGCTCTTGGAAAAGATGGGAATGTCTATCGCGCAATAGGGCAGGCGTTGAACAAGAATCCATTTGCCCCTGCTGTGCCTTGTCATCGCGTTGTTTGTTCTGATGGTTCTCTTGGCGGATTTGCGCATGGTGGTCGTGCGAAAATTGCACTGTTGAAGAAAGAAGGTGTTGCTGTTGTTGCGGGGAAAATTGTTGATTTTGAGAAGAAGGTGTGGAGATTTTAG
- a CDS encoding alanyl-tRNA editing protein: MTKLLYHTNSYLTDCTATVIEVNKDETEKAVFIVLDQTVFYPTGGGQPHDTGIITRIKDSKVFTVLFTANVNGQISHQVDHEDLQPGDIVQGKIDWQRRYQLQKMHTACHVLSAVFIKETGAFITGNQLNLDQSRIDFSLETFDREKIQEYINKANALLATNQEIEVSFMPRIEAEKIPELSKLAMGLKQGVNEIRVVKIGNIDTQADGGTHVKNTKEIGKIELIKCENKGKSNRRLYFKLVG; the protein is encoded by the coding sequence ATGACAAAACTCCTCTATCACACGAATAGTTATCTGACAGACTGCACAGCGACAGTCATAGAAGTCAATAAAGATGAAACAGAGAAAGCAGTTTTCATCGTTCTCGATCAAACAGTATTTTATCCAACAGGTGGTGGGCAGCCGCATGATACAGGAATAATAACACGAATCAAAGACAGCAAAGTATTCACTGTCCTTTTCACCGCAAATGTCAACGGACAAATAAGTCATCAGGTAGATCATGAAGATCTTCAGCCAGGAGATATAGTTCAAGGAAAAATAGACTGGCAGCGCAGATATCAACTGCAAAAAATGCACACCGCGTGCCACGTTCTCAGTGCAGTGTTCATTAAAGAAACAGGAGCGTTCATCACAGGAAACCAACTGAACTTGGATCAATCAAGAATTGATTTCAGTCTGGAAACATTTGACAGAGAAAAGATACAAGAATACATCAATAAAGCAAATGCGCTGCTCGCGACAAATCAGGAAATAGAAGTCTCGTTCATGCCAAGAATTGAAGCGGAAAAGATTCCAGAGCTTTCCAAGCTTGCGATGGGATTAAAGCAGGGTGTCAATGAAATCCGTGTGGTGAAAATAGGAAATATTGACACGCAGGCAGATGGTGGCACGCACGTGAAGAACACAAAAGAAATTGGAAAGATTGAACTAATCAAGTGCGAGAATAAAGGAAAGAGTAATCGAAGGCTTTATTTCAAACTAGTCGGTTGA
- a CDS encoding MgtC/SapB family protein — MIELGLFENFGIALLLGLIVGLEREFQHQQQKVQDFAGIRTFTLIALFGWLVGFVAQQIGSFELVLLGTAGMILFSIAGYIAVVWKGKGIGATSEISTIIVFLSGIIIAYNYILIAVISVILMTTILSYKYTLHKFAQKLALDEIHAGLKLGIISAVVLPLLPNKAYSPLDIPVLREIISLFPSVKTILITTQIFNPFKIWLMVVFICAISTIGYILIKTLGAKKGIGLIGAVGGLVSSTAVTSALSESSKKSKWYYTFAFGVIIAWVIMFFRVFFITLILNKNVFISLLLPLGIILLASLCCGFYLFSQRTPPGKKAETAVAFQSPFALLPALKIGAFFVFALFITKLLQALLGSSGIYFASFLAGFADIDAVVISMVTLTSAGEITSSIAALGIVLAALSNTITKAAIAYLFGGKQFAKKVLICTAIIVAAGILAVLVL; from the coding sequence GTGATAGAACTCGGACTTTTTGAAAACTTCGGCATTGCACTTCTTCTCGGTCTCATTGTTGGTCTTGAAAGAGAATTTCAGCATCAACAGCAGAAAGTACAGGATTTTGCGGGGATTCGAACATTTACTCTCATTGCGCTCTTTGGCTGGCTTGTCGGTTTTGTCGCGCAACAAATAGGAAGCTTCGAACTTGTTTTGCTCGGCACGGCAGGAATGATTCTCTTTTCCATCGCAGGATATATTGCTGTTGTCTGGAAGGGGAAAGGAATCGGCGCAACAAGCGAAATTTCCACGATTATTGTTTTCTTATCCGGCATCATTATCGCATACAACTACATTCTTATTGCTGTCATTTCAGTCATACTTATGACCACTATCCTTTCCTACAAATACACCCTTCACAAATTCGCACAAAAACTTGCTCTTGATGAAATTCACGCGGGATTGAAGCTGGGCATCATTTCCGCTGTTGTCCTTCCTTTATTGCCGAATAAAGCATACTCTCCATTAGACATTCCTGTTTTACGGGAGATTATTAGCTTGTTTCCTTCTGTCAAAACAATTCTCATCACTACACAAATTTTTAATCCATTTAAGATATGGCTTATGGTGGTGTTTATCTGCGCAATTTCGACCATTGGATACATCCTCATTAAAACACTTGGCGCAAAAAAAGGAATTGGTTTAATAGGAGCAGTCGGCGGCTTAGTCTCTTCTACTGCTGTCACAAGCGCACTTTCTGAAAGCTCCAAAAAAAGCAAGTGGTATTACACATTCGCCTTCGGCGTTATTATTGCGTGGGTAATCATGTTTTTCCGTGTCTTCTTTATTACGCTCATTTTAAACAAAAATGTTTTCATATCCTTGCTCCTTCCTCTTGGGATTATTCTTCTTGCTTCTCTTTGCTGTGGATTTTATCTCTTCTCTCAGCGAACTCCTCCTGGAAAGAAAGCTGAGACCGCTGTTGCTTTCCAAAGCCCATTTGCGTTGCTTCCCGCACTCAAAATAGGAGCGTTTTTTGTTTTCGCACTGTTTATTACAAAACTCTTACAAGCGCTTCTTGGAAGCTCTGGCATTTACTTTGCGAGTTTTTTGGCGGGATTCGCAGACATTGACGCTGTTGTCATTTCCATGGTTACCCTTACGTCTGCTGGCGAGATTACAAGTTCTATCGCGGCGCTGGGTATTGTTTTGGCAGCACTCAGTAATACCATCACCAAAGCAGCAATCGCGTATTTATTTGGCGGCAAACAATTTGCCAAAAAAGTGCTTATTTGCACCGCGATTATCGTTGCAGCAGGAATCCTTGCTGTTCTTGTCCTTTAA
- a CDS encoding DUF58 domain-containing protein, translating to MAIDISFLPQLNRLSLLVKKRITSTMAGTRPSIAKGRGLTITDYRQYTKGDDIRFLDWRLYARTDKDYIKLFEEDRSLTTHIILDRSTSMDFGNKTTKFEYGAMLGLAFAYLTQRHNDKFVFSTFAEDLTFLRPSKGMSQIASIVESLKKSQVKGESRFEYSMRRYKELIHSKSIVIVISDFLINAEEIRKGLLRLGAKNEIKIIQVLDRDEVELKIEGDVNLHDAESNTVLRTYISKRLRQTYQGKLNEHTEQVHDLCNKAGAHFYQVVTDVDVFENFYRIIRMP from the coding sequence ATGGCAATTGACATTTCCTTTTTACCGCAGCTCAACAGGCTGAGCCTTCTTGTCAAGAAGCGAATCACCTCAACAATGGCAGGAACAAGACCTTCTATTGCAAAAGGACGTGGACTCACCATAACTGATTACCGTCAGTATACAAAAGGGGATGACATCAGATTTTTGGATTGGAGATTGTACGCAAGAACAGATAAAGATTACATTAAATTGTTTGAAGAAGATCGATCGTTAACAACGCATATTATTCTTGACCGCTCCACAAGCATGGATTTTGGAAATAAAACAACGAAGTTTGAATACGGCGCAATGTTAGGATTGGCGTTTGCGTATCTCACGCAGAGACATAACGATAAGTTTGTGTTTTCAACATTTGCGGAGGATCTCACTTTTTTGCGCCCGAGTAAAGGAATGTCGCAGATTGCGTCGATTGTGGAGAGTTTAAAGAAATCCCAGGTTAAAGGAGAATCACGATTTGAATATAGCATGCGACGATACAAAGAACTCATCCATTCAAAATCAATAGTTATTGTCATCAGCGATTTTCTGATTAACGCGGAAGAGATTCGCAAGGGATTGTTGCGCTTGGGCGCTAAAAATGAAATTAAAATCATCCAAGTATTAGACAGAGATGAAGTAGAACTAAAAATTGAAGGAGATGTCAATTTGCATGACGCGGAGTCAAACACAGTGCTTCGAACATATATCAGTAAACGGCTGAGACAAACATATCAAGGCAAACTCAATGAGCATACAGAACAGGTGCATGATCTTTGTAATAAAGCAGGCGCGCATTTCTATCAAGTGGTAACTGATGTGGATGTTTTTGAGAATTTCTATCGGATTATTCGTATGCCTTAA
- a CDS encoding ribonuclease H-like domain-containing protein: MLKNSFIFLNKVSHASEKKIWEQKIHTWDNFLETKDIQGIGKTRKIFYDQQIHHAKKAVVDDDVQTLSTLFPKQEHWRLYNFFKEQACFLDIETSGYYGDITVIGIYDGRETKTMIKGKNLNLQLLKDLLRQYKMIITFNGSSFDLPVINRYYPNTIPNIAHMDLRHVLAKVGYTGGLKSIEKQLGIKRAEEVRDVNGSDAVYFWNMYKATGQERYLELLVKYNEEDIVNLKPLADFAVKELGKKVFENPIIQ; this comes from the coding sequence ATGCTCAAAAATAGTTTCATTTTCTTGAACAAGGTCAGCCATGCGTCAGAAAAGAAGATTTGGGAACAGAAAATTCACACATGGGATAATTTTTTAGAGACCAAGGACATTCAGGGCATTGGAAAAACAAGAAAAATATTTTACGATCAGCAAATTCATCACGCAAAGAAAGCAGTCGTTGATGATGACGTACAAACCTTGAGTACATTGTTCCCAAAACAAGAGCATTGGCGTCTCTATAATTTCTTCAAAGAGCAGGCATGTTTTTTAGATATAGAAACAAGTGGGTATTATGGGGATATCACCGTGATTGGCATTTATGATGGCAGAGAAACAAAAACAATGATTAAAGGAAAAAACCTCAATCTCCAACTACTCAAAGATCTTTTGCGGCAATACAAAATGATCATTACATTCAATGGTTCAAGTTTTGATCTACCAGTCATAAACCGTTATTATCCAAATACTATCCCTAATATCGCGCATATGGATCTTCGTCATGTCCTTGCGAAAGTAGGATACACAGGCGGTTTGAAGAGCATCGAAAAGCAGTTGGGAATAAAGCGTGCGGAAGAAGTCCGCGATGTCAATGGCAGTGACGCGGTGTATTTTTGGAATATGTACAAAGCAACAGGGCAGGAAAGGTATCTTGAACTCCTCGTCAAATATAATGAAGAGGATATTGTCAATCTCAAGCCATTGGCGGATTTTGCAGTGAAAGAATTGGGGAAGAAAGTGTTTGAAAATCCTATAATCCAGTAA
- a CDS encoding GNAT family N-acetyltransferase: protein MNIIFREAKEAEYPAIIQLHKSEDWGLDTPRTLRNFQEQGNLIVVAEYNNEIIGKMDLMQKKRDGKEFLYVERLIIKEEYRNKGVGKRFLAFAEAECRKRNLKFLDVAVRDENDIAKKLYQSHGFDVIGKKVYMRKEVN from the coding sequence ATGAACATCATCTTCCGCGAAGCAAAAGAAGCAGAATATCCAGCAATCATTCAGCTCCATAAATCAGAAGACTGGGGTCTTGATACGCCAAGAACACTCAGAAATTTCCAAGAGCAGGGAAATCTGATTGTGGTAGCGGAATACAACAATGAAATCATCGGAAAAATGGATCTCATGCAAAAGAAGCGAGATGGAAAAGAATTCTTGTATGTCGAGCGATTAATCATTAAGGAAGAATACAGAAATAAGGGAGTAGGAAAGAGATTTCTCGCGTTCGCAGAAGCAGAATGCAGGAAACGCAACCTAAAATTTCTCGATGTTGCGGTCCGAGACGAGAATGACATCGCGAAAAAACTCTATCAGAGTCATGGGTTTGATGTCATTGGAAAGAAAGTGTACATGCGAAAGGAAGTGAACTAA
- a CDS encoding Maf family protein, which produces MKLILASNSWIRTMLFDKLNLEYTKDPPELDEEALEAIYQDPKERVVKLSEAKANALMTKYKGQDILIISSDSQNLRQGVSYGKPKTKEEAFTMIKAASNSRDTQISGWCVINAKTGQSWSGYDELHFDYMPINDAAIEKYLADPNTLAYKCSGGFNIGSSFYLRHCARVEGSHGMFHAIPMEKIIPVLQENGFEI; this is translated from the coding sequence ATGAAACTCATCCTTGCAAGCAATTCTTGGATTCGCACGATGTTATTTGATAAACTAAATCTCGAGTACACAAAAGACCCTCCTGAACTTGATGAAGAAGCGTTAGAAGCGATCTATCAAGATCCAAAAGAAAGAGTCGTCAAACTCTCTGAAGCAAAAGCAAATGCACTTATGACAAAATATAAAGGACAAGACATTCTTATCATCAGTTCTGACTCACAAAATCTAAGACAAGGCGTATCGTATGGAAAACCAAAAACAAAAGAAGAAGCGTTTACCATGATTAAAGCAGCGTCAAATAGCAGAGATACGCAAATTAGTGGCTGGTGTGTCATTAACGCGAAAACAGGACAGAGCTGGAGTGGCTATGATGAACTACATTTCGATTATATGCCCATCAACGATGCAGCAATAGAAAAATATCTCGCGGATCCAAACACGCTTGCCTACAAGTGTTCAGGTGGCTTCAATATTGGCAGTTCATTCTACCTTCGCCATTGCGCGAGAGTAGAGGGAAGTCATGGGATGTTCCACGCGATTCCAATGGAAAAAATAATTCCAGTGTTGCAGGAGAATGGATTTGAGATTTGA